In Alloyangia pacifica, the following proteins share a genomic window:
- a CDS encoding DUF1491 family protein has translation MPEPRLATHVWVGAYLRRLSLLDIPAYVTAHGDDTAGAVIVKLATLDGKAVAFSREWDLMTGARRWATLAEGPEYEVDARVSKQRDFDPDLWVIELEDRQGRHLLDEMDG, from the coding sequence ATGCCTGAGCCTCGGCTCGCCACCCATGTTTGGGTCGGCGCCTACCTGCGGCGGCTCTCGCTCCTGGACATCCCCGCCTATGTGACCGCCCATGGCGACGACACCGCCGGGGCGGTGATCGTCAAGCTCGCTACGCTCGACGGCAAGGCCGTGGCCTTCAGCCGCGAATGGGATTTGATGACCGGCGCCCGCCGGTGGGCCACGCTCGCCGAGGGGCCGGAATACGAGGTTGACGCGCGCGTCTCAAAGCAACGCGACTTCGACCCCGATCTCTGGGTCATTGAGCTTGAGGACCGTCAGGGGCGCCATCTGCTGGACGAGATGGACGGCTGA
- a CDS encoding LabA-like NYN domain-containing protein, producing the protein MFYKDERLALFIDGSNLYAAAKALGFDIDYKLLRQEFVRRGKMVRAFYYTALLENDEYSPIRPLVDWLHYNGFTMVTKPAKEYTDAQGRRKVKGNMDIELTVDAMELAPRVDHIVLFSGDGDFRPLIESLQRQGVRVSVVSTIRSQPPMIADELRRQADNFIELDELREVIGRPPREQQAERNFEVANGN; encoded by the coding sequence ATGTTTTACAAGGACGAACGGTTGGCGCTGTTCATCGACGGGTCGAACCTGTACGCAGCCGCCAAAGCCCTCGGCTTCGACATCGACTACAAGCTGCTCAGACAAGAATTCGTGCGTCGCGGCAAGATGGTGCGCGCATTCTATTACACGGCACTTCTCGAAAATGACGAATACTCGCCGATCCGCCCGCTCGTGGACTGGCTGCACTACAACGGCTTCACCATGGTGACCAAGCCCGCGAAGGAATATACCGACGCGCAGGGCCGCCGTAAGGTGAAGGGAAACATGGACATCGAGCTGACCGTCGATGCCATGGAATTGGCGCCGCGCGTCGATCACATCGTGCTGTTCTCTGGGGATGGGGACTTCCGGCCGCTGATCGAAAGCCTGCAGCGTCAAGGCGTTAGGGTCTCGGTCGTGTCGACGATCCGCAGCCAGCCGCCGATGATCGCAGACGAGCTGCGCCGCCAGGCTGACAACTTCATCGAGCTCGACGAGCTGCGCGAAGTGATCGGCCGCCCTCCGCGTGAACAACAGGCGGAGCGCAATTTCGAGGTCGCCAACGGGAACTGA
- the lepB gene encoding signal peptidase I, translating into MAKEEKSGGIWETVKTVFWALVIAGVFRTLFFQPFWIPSGSMKDTLLIGDFLFVNKMTYGYSYASCPSIRLNSFGIDIDAKDICGFLDGDNTRLFGSEPERGDVVVFRHPVNGTDFIKRVIGLPGDQIQVKQGLLHINGTPVEVEANGTFTETAEPQGPQGLRPRCENGPVGTGGVCEKSRWTETLPNGVKHDILNIAMQGSDNTPIYTVPEGHFFMMGDNRDNSADSRVPNAAGGVGFVPFENIIGKATRVMFSSSGRSMLFFWTWRSDRFFHKIT; encoded by the coding sequence ATGGCAAAAGAAGAGAAATCGGGCGGGATCTGGGAAACCGTCAAGACGGTGTTCTGGGCGCTGGTCATCGCGGGCGTCTTCCGCACGCTGTTCTTCCAGCCCTTCTGGATTCCCTCGGGCTCGATGAAAGACACGCTGCTGATCGGCGACTTCCTCTTCGTCAACAAGATGACCTACGGCTATTCCTATGCCTCCTGCCCGTCGATCCGCCTGAACTCCTTCGGCATCGACATCGACGCCAAGGATATCTGCGGCTTTCTCGACGGCGACAACACCCGGCTCTTCGGCTCTGAACCCGAGCGCGGCGACGTGGTGGTCTTCCGTCACCCGGTCAACGGCACGGACTTCATCAAGCGGGTGATCGGCCTGCCGGGCGACCAGATCCAAGTCAAGCAGGGGCTGCTCCACATCAACGGCACCCCGGTCGAGGTCGAGGCCAATGGCACCTTCACCGAGACTGCCGAACCGCAGGGACCGCAGGGGCTGCGCCCGCGCTGCGAGAACGGCCCCGTGGGCACCGGCGGCGTCTGCGAGAAATCGCGCTGGACCGAAACGCTGCCTAACGGCGTGAAGCATGATATCCTCAACATCGCCATGCAGGGGTCGGACAACACGCCGATCTACACCGTTCCCGAGGGTCACTTCTTCATGATGGGCGACAACCGCGACAACTCCGCCGACAGCCGTGTGCCCAACGCCGCGGGAGGCGTCGGCTTCGTGCCCTTCGAGAATATCATCGGCAAGGCAACCCGGGTGATGTTCTCCTCGTCCGGCCGGTCGATGCTGTTCTTCTGGACCTGGCGGTCGGATCGGTTCTTCCACAAGATCACATGA
- a CDS encoding DUF2062 domain-containing protein, translating into MVFKRRDKRPVWRAVLEFFWPRGGWGRAARYVQYRLHRLPDSPETIARGIFAGVFTTFTPLYGLHFVVAAALAWLVRGNILASLLGTFFGNPLTYVPIGIVSLELGYFLLGIDRRSPHHASLLDKFAYAGQDLWHNVCAVFTGDPADWTNLRIFFHEVFYPYLIGGILPGIISGLVAYYLSVPVIRAYQNRRRGALKKKLAALKKKQKAADEGGAPD; encoded by the coding sequence TTGGTTTTCAAGCGGCGCGACAAACGGCCAGTCTGGAGGGCCGTGCTCGAATTCTTCTGGCCGCGTGGCGGCTGGGGGCGCGCCGCCCGTTATGTCCAATATCGCCTGCACCGGCTTCCCGATTCGCCTGAGACGATCGCCCGCGGCATCTTTGCCGGGGTCTTCACCACCTTCACCCCGCTCTATGGGCTACATTTCGTGGTGGCCGCCGCGCTCGCCTGGCTGGTGCGGGGCAATATCCTAGCCTCGTTGCTCGGCACCTTCTTCGGCAACCCGCTGACCTACGTTCCGATCGGCATTGTCTCGCTGGAACTGGGGTATTTCCTGCTCGGCATCGACCGCCGCTCGCCGCATCACGCCTCGCTGCTCGACAAGTTCGCCTACGCGGGCCAAGACCTCTGGCACAACGTCTGCGCGGTCTTCACCGGGGACCCGGCGGACTGGACCAACCTGCGGATCTTCTTTCACGAGGTCTTCTACCCCTACCTGATCGGCGGCATCCTTCCCGGCATCATTTCCGGGCTGGTGGCCTATTACCTTTCGGTGCCGGTGATCCGCGCCTACCAGAACCGCCGCCGCGGCGCGCTGAAGAAAAAGCTCGCTGCTTTGAAAAAGAAGCAGAAAGCGGCTGACGAGGGCGGCGCGCCAGACTAG
- a CDS encoding Pr6Pr family membrane protein, with protein MTQTHRFTALLIALLALGALWLQVHVGLVRRTDHEVWQELWRLGRYFTILTNLMVAVTFAGIAAGHRSPPWWLAAVALWILIVAIVYHGLLARPLDGIRWWSDMAVHTFVPIAVGLWWLALAPKDGLMPRHALWWLLWPLIYVSYALIRGEFDGSHPYFFIDPHEIGWSGVGLWCVALGVSFWLGGLGVVMLGRLLSRPSRPADGAPDGPQAQ; from the coding sequence ATGACCCAGACTCACCGCTTCACCGCCCTGCTGATTGCCCTGCTCGCCTTGGGGGCACTGTGGTTGCAGGTCCACGTGGGGCTCGTGCGCAGGACGGATCACGAGGTCTGGCAAGAGCTCTGGCGGCTGGGGCGCTACTTCACCATCCTGACCAACCTGATGGTCGCGGTGACCTTCGCCGGCATCGCGGCGGGGCACCGGAGCCCGCCGTGGTGGTTGGCCGCGGTCGCTCTGTGGATCCTCATCGTCGCCATCGTCTACCACGGTCTGCTGGCGCGGCCGCTGGACGGGATCCGCTGGTGGTCGGACATGGCGGTGCACACCTTCGTGCCGATCGCCGTCGGGCTCTGGTGGCTGGCGTTGGCGCCGAAGGACGGGCTGATGCCGCGGCACGCGCTCTGGTGGCTGCTCTGGCCGCTGATCTATGTCAGCTACGCGCTGATCCGTGGCGAGTTCGACGGGAGTCACCCGTATTTCTTCATCGACCCGCATGAGATCGGCTGGTCCGGCGTCGGCCTTTGGTGCGTGGCGCTGGGCGTGAGCTTTTGGCTCGGCGGTCTGGGGGTGGTGATGCTGGGACGGCTGCTCAGCCGTCCATCTCGTCCAGCAGATGGCGCCCCTGACGGTCCTCAAGCTCAATGA
- the acpS gene encoding holo-ACP synthase has product MILGIGTDLANIERIEATLARFGDRFRNRVFTETEQRKAERRKDVAGTYAKRWAAKEACSKALGTGLRMGISWKDMAVSNLPTGQPVMQVTGWAKERLALMTPPDHEAIIHVTLTDDHPWAQAFVVIEARPLKTPITSG; this is encoded by the coding sequence ATGATCCTCGGAATCGGCACTGACCTTGCGAATATCGAGCGCATCGAGGCGACACTCGCGCGCTTCGGTGACCGATTCCGGAACCGCGTCTTCACCGAGACCGAGCAGCGAAAGGCCGAGCGCCGCAAGGATGTGGCGGGCACCTATGCCAAACGCTGGGCGGCCAAGGAGGCCTGCTCCAAGGCGCTCGGCACCGGGCTGCGCATGGGCATTTCGTGGAAGGACATGGCGGTGAGCAACCTGCCGACGGGCCAGCCCGTCATGCAGGTGACCGGCTGGGCGAAGGAGCGGCTCGCGCTGATGACCCCGCCGGACCATGAGGCGATCATTCACGTGACGCTGACCGACGATCACCCCTGGGCGCAGGCCTTCGTGGTGATCGAGGCGAGACCGCTGAAAACCCCGATCACATCGGGGTAA
- a CDS encoding pyridoxine 5'-phosphate synthase produces the protein MTPYAGRLRLGVNIDHVATVRNARGSAYPDPLRAARIAEEAGADGITAHLREDRRHISDADIDGLMGALSVPLNFEMAATDEMQAIALRHKPHAVCIVPEKREERTTEGGLEVAREENRLAHFIAPLREAGCRVSIFIAPDKPQIEAAHRIGAQVIELHTGAYCDLHAEGRFDERDAELERLREMAAFAHALGLEVHAGHGLTYDTVQPIAAFPEVVELNIGHFLIGEAIFLGLGPAIAEMRRLMDEARA, from the coding sequence ATGACCCCCTATGCCGGCCGCCTGAGACTTGGCGTCAACATCGACCACGTCGCCACCGTGCGCAATGCCCGCGGCAGCGCCTATCCCGACCCCCTGCGCGCCGCCAGGATCGCCGAGGAGGCCGGGGCCGACGGCATCACCGCGCACCTGCGCGAAGACCGCCGCCACATCTCTGACGCCGACATCGACGGGCTGATGGGCGCGCTGTCGGTCCCGCTGAACTTCGAGATGGCCGCCACCGACGAGATGCAGGCCATCGCGCTGCGCCATAAGCCGCACGCGGTCTGCATCGTCCCTGAGAAGCGCGAGGAGCGCACCACCGAGGGCGGGCTCGAGGTGGCGCGCGAAGAGAACCGGCTGGCGCATTTCATCGCGCCCCTGCGCGAGGCGGGCTGCCGGGTGTCGATTTTCATCGCCCCCGACAAACCGCAGATCGAGGCCGCGCATCGCATCGGGGCGCAGGTGATCGAGCTGCACACCGGCGCTTATTGCGACCTGCACGCCGAAGGCAGGTTCGACGAGCGCGACGCCGAGCTCGAGCGCCTGCGCGAGATGGCCGCCTTCGCCCATGCGCTGGGGCTCGAGGTGCACGCCGGCCACGGGCTGACCTACGACACGGTGCAGCCCATCGCTGCCTTCCCCGAAGTCGTCGAGCTCAACATCGGCCATTTCCTCATCGGCGAGGCGATTTTCCTCGGGCTCGGCCCGGCGATCGCCGAGATGCGCCGCCTGATGGACGAGGCGCGGGCGTAA
- the rnc gene encoding ribonuclease III, protein MKRSAEIEALEQRLGHRFDRPELLRRALTHSSMSGPGREDNQRLEFLGDRVLGLVMAEALLSEDRKASEGQLAPRFNALVRKEACAEVAREVDIGAALKLGRSEMMSGGRRKQALLGDAMEAVIAAVYLDGGFEVAQNMILRLWGNRVSTVEQDARDPKTSLQEWAQARGMTPPAYVETARSGPDHAPVFTIEVRLASGQKAEATAGSKRKAEQEAAASLLAQVSENG, encoded by the coding sequence ATGAAGCGTTCTGCAGAAATAGAAGCGCTGGAGCAGCGGCTGGGGCATCGGTTCGACCGGCCCGAGCTGTTGCGGCGCGCGCTGACCCATTCGTCTATGTCCGGCCCCGGCCGCGAGGACAACCAGCGGCTCGAGTTCCTCGGTGACCGCGTGCTCGGCCTCGTCATGGCCGAGGCGCTGCTTTCCGAGGACCGCAAGGCCAGCGAGGGTCAGCTCGCGCCGCGCTTCAACGCGCTGGTGCGCAAGGAAGCCTGCGCCGAGGTCGCGCGCGAGGTCGACATCGGCGCCGCGCTGAAGCTCGGCCGCTCCGAAATGATGTCGGGTGGCCGGCGCAAGCAGGCGCTGCTTGGCGATGCCATGGAGGCGGTGATCGCGGCGGTCTACCTCGATGGCGGCTTCGAGGTGGCGCAGAACATGATTTTGCGGCTCTGGGGCAATCGCGTATCCACCGTGGAGCAAGACGCGCGCGACCCCAAGACCTCGCTGCAGGAATGGGCGCAGGCGCGCGGCATGACCCCGCCGGCCTACGTGGAAACTGCCCGCTCTGGCCCCGACCACGCGCCTGTCTTCACCATCGAGGTGCGGCTCGCCTCCGGCCAGAAGGCCGAGGCCACCGCCGGCTCGAAACGCAAGGCCGAGCAGGAGGCCGCCGCGTCGCTGCTAGCACAAGTCTCCGAAAATGGCTGA
- the rpoZ gene encoding DNA-directed RNA polymerase subunit omega → MARVTVEDCVDKVPNRFELVMLASHRAREVASGAPITVDRDNDKNPVVALREIAEETQSADELRERLIESHQTQIEVDEPEEDSMALLMGAEQDKPADDDMSEEKLLRALMEAQGES, encoded by the coding sequence ATGGCCCGCGTCACGGTAGAAGACTGCGTCGACAAGGTTCCCAACCGCTTCGAGCTGGTGATGCTCGCGTCCCATCGGGCGCGCGAAGTGGCTTCGGGTGCGCCGATCACCGTCGATCGCGACAACGACAAGAACCCGGTGGTCGCCCTGCGCGAAATCGCCGAGGAAACCCAGTCCGCCGACGAGCTGCGCGAGCGCCTGATCGAGTCGCACCAGACCCAGATCGAGGTCGACGAGCCCGAAGAGGACAGCATGGCGCTTCTCATGGGCGCCGAGCAGGACAAGCCCGCAGACGACGACATGTCGGAAGAGAAGCTCCTGCGCGCCCTGATGGAAGCGCAAGGAGAGAGCTGA
- a CDS encoding RelA/SpoT family protein, translating into MIAAEDLVALVRNYNPKTNEKLIREAYDYGLRMHEGQYRHSGELYFTHPVAVAAILTEQQLDDATIVTALLHDTIEDTRASYQDVADRFGTEVADLVDGVTKLTNLQLSSSETKQAENFRKLFMAMSRDLRVILVKLADRLHNMRTIKAMRPEKQVQKARETMDIYAPLAGRMGMQWMREELEDLAFRVLNPEGRASIIRRFINLQKEAGDVIHRITGDMRQELEEAQIEAEVFGRAKKPYSIWRKMQEKGMGFSRLSDIYGFRVITRSEMDCYRALGVIHQRWRSVPGRFKDYISQPKSNGYRSIHTTVSGRDGKRVEVQIRTRQMHDVAETGVAAHWSYRDGVRSENPFAVDPAKWISSLTEQFDAEEDHDEFLEAVKLEMYSDKVFCFTPKGDVVKLPRGATPLDYAYAIHTRIGSACVGAKVDGIRVPLWTRLKNGQSVEIITAEGQTPQATWLDIATTGKARSAIRRALREAGRGRFIKLGQELARSAFEHVGKKSTDKVLEKAAKTLRLEGADEVLARLGSAELTTREVVHAVYPDLTPSDAHEVEMQRAVIGLEPGTGFTRARCCQPLPGERIVGITKRGKGVFVHAIDCEALAKYEEQPERWVDLHWAEGTHPAAYDMSLDLTVGNDAGVLGRICTLIGERGANISDLHFIDRKPDFFRLQIDVELRDAEHLHSVMSALEAESDVASVSRHRDTSLAAVPAAAE; encoded by the coding sequence ATGATCGCGGCGGAAGACCTTGTTGCCCTGGTCCGCAACTACAACCCGAAGACCAACGAGAAGCTGATCCGCGAGGCCTATGATTACGGCCTGCGGATGCATGAGGGGCAGTATCGCCATTCGGGCGAGCTGTACTTCACCCATCCCGTTGCGGTTGCCGCGATCCTGACCGAGCAGCAACTGGATGACGCAACCATCGTCACCGCCCTGCTGCACGACACGATCGAGGACACCCGCGCCTCGTACCAGGATGTCGCGGACCGGTTCGGAACCGAGGTGGCGGATCTGGTCGACGGGGTCACCAAGCTGACCAACCTGCAGCTCTCCTCGTCCGAGACCAAGCAGGCCGAAAACTTCCGCAAGCTCTTCATGGCGATGTCCCGCGACTTGCGGGTGATTCTGGTGAAGCTTGCCGACCGACTGCACAATATGCGCACGATCAAGGCCATGCGCCCTGAGAAGCAGGTGCAGAAGGCGCGCGAGACCATGGACATTTACGCGCCGCTGGCCGGCCGCATGGGCATGCAGTGGATGCGCGAAGAACTCGAAGACCTGGCCTTCCGGGTGCTCAACCCCGAGGGGCGCGCCTCGATCATCCGCCGCTTCATCAACCTGCAGAAGGAAGCCGGCGACGTGATCCACCGGATCACCGGCGACATGCGGCAAGAGCTGGAAGAGGCGCAGATCGAGGCCGAGGTCTTCGGCCGCGCCAAGAAGCCCTATTCGATCTGGCGCAAGATGCAGGAAAAGGGCATGGGCTTCTCGCGCCTTTCGGACATCTACGGTTTCCGGGTGATCACCCGCTCCGAGATGGATTGCTACCGCGCACTCGGGGTAATCCACCAGCGCTGGCGCTCGGTTCCCGGTCGCTTCAAGGATTACATCAGCCAGCCGAAATCCAATGGCTACCGCTCGATTCACACCACCGTCTCGGGCCGCGACGGCAAACGCGTCGAGGTGCAGATCCGCACCCGGCAGATGCACGACGTGGCCGAGACCGGCGTTGCCGCGCATTGGTCCTATCGCGACGGCGTGCGCTCCGAGAATCCCTTTGCCGTCGATCCCGCCAAGTGGATCTCCTCGCTCACCGAACAATTCGACGCCGAGGAGGATCACGACGAGTTCCTCGAGGCGGTGAAGCTCGAGATGTATTCGGACAAGGTGTTCTGCTTCACGCCCAAGGGCGACGTGGTGAAGCTGCCGCGCGGCGCCACGCCGCTCGATTACGCCTATGCCATCCACACCCGCATCGGCTCGGCTTGCGTCGGCGCCAAGGTCGACGGCATCCGCGTGCCGCTCTGGACCCGGCTGAAAAATGGCCAGTCGGTAGAGATCATCACCGCCGAAGGGCAAACCCCGCAGGCGACTTGGCTCGACATCGCCACCACCGGCAAGGCACGCAGCGCCATCCGCCGCGCCCTGCGCGAGGCCGGTCGTGGCCGCTTCATCAAGCTCGGACAGGAACTGGCGCGCTCCGCCTTCGAACATGTCGGCAAGAAATCCACTGACAAAGTGCTGGAAAAAGCGGCCAAGACGCTCCGACTCGAGGGGGCGGACGAAGTGCTCGCCCGCCTTGGTAGCGCGGAATTGACCACCCGCGAGGTGGTGCACGCGGTCTATCCCGACCTTACGCCGTCCGACGCCCATGAGGTCGAGATGCAGCGCGCGGTGATCGGCCTCGAGCCGGGCACCGGCTTCACCCGGGCGCGCTGCTGTCAGCCGCTGCCGGGCGAGCGGATCGTCGGCATTACCAAGCGCGGCAAGGGCGTCTTCGTACATGCCATCGACTGCGAAGCTTTGGCCAAATACGAGGAACAGCCCGAGCGCTGGGTTGACCTGCACTGGGCCGAGGGCACGCACCCCGCGGCCTATGACATGAGCCTTGACCTCACGGTCGGCAACGATGCCGGGGTGTTGGGGCGCATTTGCACCTTGATCGGCGAGCGCGGGGCCAATATCTCGGACCTGCACTTCATCGACCGGAAACCGGATTTCTTCAGACTTCAGATAGACGTGGAACTGAGAGACGCCGAGCACCTCCATTCGGTGATGTCTGCACTCGAAGCCGAAAGCGACGTGGCCTCGGTCAGCCGTCACCGCGATACCTCCCTGGCGGCCGTGCCTGCCGCTGCGGAATAG
- a CDS encoding DMT family transporter gives MADTAAPRMSANATGAGFMVLAMTLFAIEDALFKSVAPGLPPGEATLIFGLTGVTLYTLMTLRAGEAVLHPAMLRPSLLLRTLFEIMGRLFFALSLAYTPLSVTSSILQAAPLVVTAGAALLLGEKVGPRRWAAMAVGFIGVLLIVRPTPEAFRLDALLSIAAMFGFAMRDLFTRAAPPAVSAKQLGILGFAVVTLAGLLLLPFDPAPPRLPQGSELLRLLATGLVGVCAYTALTRAMRSGEVSVVAPFRYSRLLVALVFAYLLFGERPDLWTLAGALLIVVSGCYTLIRSGRSGPAPQKPVRATDRQ, from the coding sequence ATGGCTGACACCGCCGCGCCGCGGATGAGCGCGAACGCGACCGGCGCCGGCTTCATGGTGCTGGCGATGACGCTTTTCGCCATCGAGGACGCGCTGTTCAAATCCGTCGCCCCCGGCCTGCCACCGGGCGAGGCGACGCTGATCTTCGGCCTGACCGGCGTCACGCTCTACACCCTGATGACCCTGCGCGCAGGAGAGGCGGTGCTGCATCCGGCGATGCTGCGGCCCAGCCTGCTGCTGCGCACGCTCTTCGAGATCATGGGCCGGCTCTTCTTCGCGTTGTCGCTGGCCTACACGCCGCTGTCCGTGACATCTTCGATCCTGCAGGCGGCGCCCTTGGTGGTCACCGCCGGGGCGGCGCTGCTGCTGGGCGAGAAGGTCGGCCCGCGCCGCTGGGCCGCCATGGCGGTGGGCTTCATCGGCGTGCTGCTGATCGTGCGCCCCACTCCCGAGGCCTTCCGGCTCGACGCGCTGCTGTCGATCGCGGCGATGTTCGGCTTTGCCATGCGCGACCTTTTCACCCGGGCCGCGCCGCCTGCAGTCTCGGCGAAGCAGCTTGGCATCCTCGGCTTCGCCGTGGTCACCCTCGCGGGACTCTTGCTGCTGCCCTTCGATCCCGCGCCCCCACGCCTCCCGCAGGGCTCCGAGCTGCTGCGCCTGCTGGCCACCGGACTTGTCGGGGTCTGCGCCTATACCGCGCTCACCCGCGCCATGCGCAGCGGCGAGGTCTCGGTGGTCGCCCCCTTCCGCTACTCGCGGCTGCTGGTGGCGCTGGTCTTCGCCTATCTTCTTTTCGGCGAGCGCCCGGATCTCTGGACCCTTGCAGGAGCGCTGCTGATTGTCGTGTCGGGATGCTATACCCTGATCCGCAGCGGCCGCTCTGGCCCCGCGCCGCAAAAGCCTGTAAGGGCCACGGATCGTCAGTAA
- a CDS encoding YqaA family protein, producing MLGEAASYGGLFVAAFGAATILPFQSELIFVGLQLGSNLPIWALVLVASIGNTLGSVVNYALGAGLEHFRHRRWFPVTEAQLERAQHWYAKWGIWSLLLSWAPLGDGFTVVAGIMRTPLWLFVLLVAVAKTGRYIILAWLTAATLG from the coding sequence ATGCTAGGTGAGGCTGCCAGTTACGGCGGCCTCTTCGTCGCGGCTTTCGGAGCCGCGACAATCCTGCCGTTCCAGTCGGAACTTATCTTCGTCGGCTTACAACTCGGCTCGAACCTGCCGATCTGGGCACTGGTGCTCGTGGCGAGCATCGGCAACACGCTCGGCTCGGTGGTCAATTACGCGCTCGGCGCCGGGCTCGAGCATTTCCGCCATCGTCGCTGGTTTCCCGTCACCGAGGCGCAGCTCGAGCGGGCGCAGCACTGGTACGCCAAATGGGGTATCTGGTCGCTGCTGCTGAGCTGGGCACCGCTGGGCGATGGCTTCACCGTGGTCGCGGGAATCATGCGCACCCCTCTCTGGCTCTTCGTGCTGCTTGTCGCCGTGGCAAAGACTGGGCGTTATATCATACTGGCCTGGTTGACCGCTGCGACCCTGGGCTGA
- the era gene encoding GTPase Era — MTTRAGFIALIGEPNAGKSTLTNRMVGAKVSIVTHKVQTTRTRIRGVAMEGESQLVFVDTPGLFQPRRRLDRAMVAAAWGGASDADIIVLLIEAHRGMTDGVKRILDGLQDLPRGRKVALAINKIDRVKAEDLLALTQKMNEAYAFAETFMISAERGHGVDALRKWLAEQVPESPWLYPEDQIADLPMRMIAAEMTREKLTLRLHQELPYQLTVETEQWEEREDGSARIDQIIYVTRDGHKGIVLGKKGETIKSVSQASRAELEEFLGRKVHLFLQVKVRENWLEEAERYSEMGLEFKDGNA; from the coding sequence ATGACCACACGTGCAGGATTCATCGCCCTCATCGGCGAGCCCAACGCGGGCAAGTCGACGCTCACCAACCGCATGGTGGGCGCCAAGGTGTCGATCGTCACCCACAAGGTGCAGACCACCCGCACCCGCATCCGCGGCGTGGCCATGGAGGGCGAGAGCCAGCTGGTCTTCGTCGACACGCCCGGCCTGTTCCAACCGCGCCGCCGGCTCGACCGCGCCATGGTCGCAGCGGCCTGGGGCGGGGCCTCGGATGCCGACATCATCGTGCTGCTGATCGAGGCGCACCGCGGCATGACCGATGGCGTGAAGCGCATCCTGGATGGGCTGCAGGACCTGCCGCGCGGCCGCAAGGTGGCGCTGGCGATCAACAAGATCGACCGCGTGAAAGCCGAGGACCTGCTGGCGCTGACCCAGAAGATGAACGAGGCCTACGCCTTCGCCGAAACATTCATGATCTCGGCCGAGCGCGGCCATGGCGTCGACGCGCTGCGCAAGTGGCTGGCGGAACAGGTGCCCGAGAGCCCTTGGCTCTACCCCGAGGACCAGATCGCCGACCTGCCGATGCGCATGATCGCCGCCGAGATGACCCGCGAGAAGCTGACGCTGCGGCTGCACCAGGAACTGCCCTACCAGCTGACGGTCGAAACCGAGCAGTGGGAAGAGCGCGAGGACGGCTCGGCCCGCATCGACCAGATCATCTACGTCACCCGGGACGGCCACAAGGGCATCGTACTCGGCAAGAAGGGCGAGACGATCAAGTCAGTCAGCCAGGCCTCGCGCGCCGAGCTCGAGGAATTCCTCGGCCGCAAGGTGCACCTCTTCCTGCAGGTGAAGGTCCGCGAGAACTGGCTCGAAGAGGCGGAACGCTATTCAGAGATGGGCCTCGAGTTCAAGGACGGCAATGCCTGA
- the folK gene encoding 2-amino-4-hydroxy-6-hydroxymethyldihydropteridine diphosphokinase has protein sequence MGLPKSFLIALGSNLPSEAGTPLQTLEAGLAALAREGYSVEKVSRFYATPCFPAGLGPDYCNACAMLDGPSDPTSLLAALHRVEAHFGRERERRWGSRTLDLDLLAAGETVMPNEAAQTRWRTLAMEKQTEMSPPELILPHPRLQDRAFVLVPLCDIAADWRHPLLGRTARELCDALPEQARAEVIPM, from the coding sequence ATGGGTTTACCTAAGAGTTTCCTGATTGCCCTGGGGTCAAACCTGCCTTCGGAGGCCGGCACCCCGCTGCAAACTCTGGAGGCCGGACTGGCGGCGCTCGCGCGCGAGGGATATTCCGTAGAGAAGGTCAGCAGGTTCTACGCAACACCTTGTTTTCCTGCGGGACTCGGACCCGATTACTGCAACGCCTGCGCGATGCTGGACGGCCCTTCGGATCCCACTTCGCTGCTTGCTGCGCTGCACCGGGTGGAGGCACATTTCGGCCGCGAAAGAGAGCGCCGCTGGGGCAGCCGGACGCTCGACCTCGATCTTCTCGCCGCTGGCGAAACTGTGATGCCGAATGAGGCAGCCCAGACGCGTTGGCGGACCCTTGCCATGGAGAAGCAAACCGAGATGTCACCGCCCGAGCTGATTCTTCCGCATCCGCGGTTGCAGGACCGGGCATTTGTCCTTGTTCCCCTTTGCGATATTGCCGCTGATTGGCGTCACCCGCTCCTCGGGCGCACCGCGCGCGAACTGTGCGACGCACTGCCCGAGCAGGCCCGCGCCGAGGTCATTCCAATGTGA